One Terriglobia bacterium genomic window, TCGCATGAGAAGCGCTACGTTTCTTATGTTCTGAACACGCTGCTGGGCGGAGGCATGAGCTCGCGGCTGTTTCAGAAAGTTCGGGAAGAACAAGGCCTGGTGTATTCGATTTATAGCGACCTGAATCCTTATCGCGACACCGGCTGCATGGCCATCTACGCCGGCACGTCACTGGAATCAACCCGGCAGGTGGTGGATTCCGTGCTGGCGGAGTTTCGCGAACTGAAGTCAGAGCCGCTGTCCGCAGAAGAGCTGCGCCGCGCCAAAGACCAGCTCAAAGGCGGGCTGATGCTGAGTTTGGAATCGAGCACCGCCCGCATGTCCAACCTGGCGCGCCAGGAAATGTACTTTGACCGGTTCTTCAGCTTGGATGAAACCATCGCGCAGATTGAGATCGTCACCGCGGAAGAAATCCGGGAGATGGCGAACGAATTGTTCGAAGCCGACAAGCTGGCCATTACCGTGCTGGGCAATCTGGACGGGTTGAAGTTGTCGCGAGAGAGTTTGGAGTGGTGAGAACGAGCAATTGGCAAATAGCAATTGGCAGCTAGCAGAGATCTCGCGCGGCGGCGCTTACAGGAAACTCACCAGGCAACGTCGTTAGCGTCTTAAGCAGAAGCGCAACCCGCCAGTTGACGCTGGCTTAATTGCCATTTGCTAATTGCTAATTGCTATCTTTCCACCACGCCTTCCAACATCGTAAAAAATTCCGGAAACGAAATCCGTGCCGACTCGGCTCCGCGAATTTGACTATCCCCTTCGGCGCGCAGCGCAGCCACCGCAAACGCCATGGCAATGCGATGGTCGCCGCCCGAATCAATCTCGGCGCCGTGCAGCTTCTGGCTGCCGGGGACGCGCAGGCCGTCGTCGCGCTCTTCGCATTCGCCGCCCATGGCGCGAAGATTACGCGCCACCAAGGCGATGCGGTCAGACTCTTTCACCCGCAGTTCTTTGGCGTCGCGGATCTCAATGCCGTCGCGCGTGAAGGGCGCGATGGCCGCCAGCACCGGCAGTTCGTCAATCAGCGCCACGGACATGGCGCCTTCAATGGTGATTCCCTTCAGGGCGCCGTACTCAATCTTGACCGTGCCAACGAGTTCGCCGTGATGCTCTTCCAGGTTGATCACCGAGATGCGCGCACCCAGAAGCTTCAGCGCGTCCAGCAGCGAAGCCCGCGTGGGATTCAGCAGCAGGTGTTCGATGACCAGATTGGACCCGGGAAACAGCGCCGCCGCGCAGAAGAAGAAGGCGGCGGAAGATATATCGCCGGGGACCGCTGCTTCAATGGCGTGCAGTTTCTGGCCGCCGCGCAAGCTCACGCGGTTGCGGCTGCGCGCCAGTTCCACGCCAAAAGCGCGCAGGGCCTGTTCAGAATGGTCACGCGTGCGGTAGGGCTCGTCCACCGCGGTTTCGCCTTCGGCCAAGAGTCCGGCAAACAACACCGCCGACTTCACCTGCGCGCTGGCTACCGGCGTTTGGTATTCAATAGCGTGCAGCTTGCCGCCGTGCGTTTTGCTACCAAGAATGTCCAGCGGCGGTCGGTCGCCAGGTGCAGCAGTGATTTGCGCTCCCATCTGGCGCAGGGGAACCATCACGCGCGCCATGGGACGCCGCGAGAGAGATTCGTCGCCATGGAGACGGCAGTCAAAATCGTGTCCCGCGAGGATTCCCGCCATCATGCGCATGGTGGAGCCGGAGTTGCCGCAGTCCAGACTTTCCGCCGGCTTCTGCAGGCGCTCGCGGCCTTCGATTTCAACTTTGGCCTGGTCCACGCGGACCGTGCATCCCAACTGGCGCACGCAACCCAGCGTGCTGGCGCAATCTGCGCCGGTGGAAAAGTTTTCCAACCGCGTGGTTCCCTGGGCGATGGACGCCAGCATGGCATAACGATGGGAAATGGACTTGTCACCCGGCATGCGGATGGAGCCGAGAATGTTTTTAGCGGGACGAATGATCAATCGCGTTGCTCCGTGCATTTAGTTTGCGGGAGCAATCGGCAAATGGCAAATGGCGATCAAGCGATGATCACACTTCGGAGCAAACTAGGGGCACAATCGGCGCATGCCTTCGCACAACAGGCATATTGCAGACGGAGATTCTTTGTTCGCCGAGCGACACCGCCCTTACTGATTTGCCGTCTTCTGCATCTGGGTTTGCGGCGCGGTGAGCATCAGCGGCTCTTCCGGCATCACGATCCAAGCTACGCCGTAGGCAAGGCCGCCAATGCCGCACAGGATGCAGATCAACCACACGATGCGGATCAAAGACACATCCAGGTCAAAGTATTCGGCGAAACCTTTGCAGACGCCGGCGATCTTCCGCCCTTCGCGCGGACGCACCAGCCGCTTGCGGGCCACCACGCCTCCGGCACGCTTGCCGCAGTAGGCGCACAGCACCGCGTCATCTTGAATCACTTTGCCGCAGTAGTTGCAATACATTTCATCTCCTTTGCAAGAGCTCGGAACATAACCATTAGCACACTTTCCGCCGCGCTTCTCGCGACGAGCAGTTAGCAATTGGCAACTAGCAATTAGCCGACACAACCCGGCCACCTGGTCTTGGCTAACTGCCATTTGCCAATTGCTAATTGCCTACTCTCGATAAGAGATACGGAGACGTAGCCCCCAAAGTTTCACCGTCCTTTGTACGGTTTATCCAGATATTTACGCGCTGCGCCAGCTTCTTCGCTGGACGAATCCAATGCGATGGCCGCACGATACTGGGTTTGGGCTTCCTGGCGCTTGGCCTGCAAATCCGCCACCTCGCCCCATCCCAGCAGGGCCTTCTGGCGATAGCCAGTGTCGCCTCCGGCAGAAGCCGCCCTCCGATACGCCTCCAGAGCTTCCGGCAGCTGGCCCAGGGCGCGCAGCGTTTCGCCCAGCGAGTAGTCCGCCAGTTCCAGGTGGGCATTCGGATATCCACCTTGTTTACAATCGTTTATGAGCTTGCGAAGCTTGGATAATGCTTCCGGATTGCGGCCCAGATCGCGCAGCAGATTGTCCTCTTCCAAGGCAAAAAGAAAGTTGCGCGGATGATCGCGGGTGAGCGACCGCACCACCTCCAGCGAGTCCTGCAAGCGGTCTTCCCTGCGGAGGAACAGAGACAGTGCGACGCGCGCGTCACTGCTGGTTTCGCCCCCGGCATTGGCAGCTTCGGCCAGCATCTCCAGGCCTTTTTTCCTGTCGCCACGGATGCCGGCGACTCCCGCCATGGCTCGAACCGGCAAAGAAAGGCTGCCGACCACGAAGTTGTGCGCTCCCACCACGGTCTTGGCGTCGCTATAACTGGGTCTCATCCGGAGGACTTCCTCGTGGTCATGGCGCGCGGACAAGGCATAGCGCAGGGCGGAAAACCAGGAGTGCTCCACGATGACCAGGTAGGTGGCGCGCATCCCTTCGGTGACGCCCCGGTTGTAGAGGGCCTCTACGTCCTTAGGGTTCGATCTAAGGCGCTTCTCTGAGGCCTCCATGCACCGGTCTGCCAGGTCCATGAGTTGCTTTTTGGTGGCGGCGTCCACCGGAACCTGTTTACTAGTTACAAAACCCTGCTTGGCGTAAAGCCGGGTGTCCAGGGCGTTGTATTTGTGCAACTGCTGGAAAAGAACGGCTTCCAGAAGGTGGTTCATGGCTTTGGCATCGTCAGAACGGGCTTCCAGGGCCTGTTTGAAATCGCGGATCGCCTGGTCGTACTCCAGGCTGTAGAAATGTTCAAAGCCGCTTCTGGTCAAAGCGTCATAGTCGGGCTTTGGGGCCTGAACCAGTCCCAAGGCAGGGGTTACTCTTAAGACAGTAACCACAAACAGCAGCAACCCTAGGTTACCAAGGGCTCTCAGAAGGGGGGAACGGTAAGGTCTCATGTGGGAGGCTATCGGGAAGTTTACCTGATTTCTCGATCGGGGCTGAAGAGGTAAAAGATTGGCTTAGCTCCCCCGCATTCCTCAAAACGGGGATACGGAGAACCATGACCAGACCGCTCAATCCGATGAAAGAGTTTTATACCGAAGCGGAGGCCGCCAGCTTCCTGCGCATCACTGTCTCTGAATTGCACGGCCTGCTTGACGAGCATATTTTCAACGACGGCAACCCCCGCCCAGAGGACATTAGCTTCTCTGACGCTGACCTGGTATTGCTCGGATTCTGGAGCAAGGCCAAGGAGAATCCCAAGGTCATCCGCATGCCAATTCGGTACTAAGTGACGCTGCCAGAAGCTTTTACAACGTAATTCTTTCCCTAGTTCTCTCCCGCGTCCGCAGTGTGCATGGTAAGTCATTTATTATCAAATATTTGCACTGGCCGTTCTTTGGCAAGTGGAATGCCTCTTGCTTAATCTGAGCAAGCAGGTTTCCGTTTAATGTCACACACGGCGTCCAACATCGAAGAACGGCAGGAGTTCTGGAAGCCGGTCATTCCCCCGCGGCCGGAAACAGAGCACGCGCCGGACGTTGCCGCCGACGCTTGCGCAAATTGCAGCGCGGAGCTGGTCGCCGACGCCCGGTTCTGCCACGCCTGCGGCGCAGCGCGAAACTGGACTCCAGCAGAATCCGCCGAGCCCCCGGCCCATCCCTGGTATGACCTGATCTGGTTGCGCGACGCCCTGGGACAAACCACGGCCTCGCTGGTGGCTCTCATCCTAGGATCTGCCTGCGTCATCGCCGCATTGTTTACCGGCATCTTCTTTACCGCCACCACCTTGCTCGATTGGCAGGCCGTACAGCTGTGGCGCATTGAGTGGCTCCTGGCGGCTGTTGCGTTGTTCGTTGCAGGAATTCTGTTGCAGAAGAAATAGCTTCTCCCTCGAAAGAAAAAGGCGGCCGCGCATGGGGCCGCTTTTTTATTGATATTCTGAAGATCCACCGCAATTCCCCATTGCCAAGATTGCCAAGATTGCCAAAAATCGCCGGGATTTGAAAAGCCAGAAAACCCAACACCTTGAAACACGGAGGAAAGGAGGAAACAGAGGGAATAAAAAAGAATGTCGGGGCTGGACTGAATGCAAAGCCTCCGCTTCCTCCGTTCCTCTGCGTTTCAAAGATTTTGGGTTTCAGTTGTGTTTTGGCTTCCAATTCCTGCGATTTTTGGCAATCCTGGCATTTTTGGCAATCTAGATAATCGGTCCCACGCCTTTGCCCACGGCCGGCGGGTGTCGCAGCGCGGACTCCACGTAGCGTTTGGCCGCTCGGGCGGCGTCCACGAGCGGCTTGCCCAGGGCAAGATTACAGGCCAGTGAAGTCGCAAAGGCGCAGCCTGTGCCGTGCGTGGACGAACCGGCGATCTTCGCGCCTGAGATGAAAGTCGGGTGTGTGCCTGGCTCCGGGCTGACCAGGTCCACGGGAGGATCGAGATGGCCTCCGGTGATGATGACGTGGCGCGCGCCCAATTGATGCAGCCGCAGCGCCGCAGCCGCCATCTCGTCCGCGTTACTCACGGTGAGGCGCGTGAGTAGCGAGGCCTCGGCGATGTTGGGAGTAATCACCGTGGCCATCGCCAGCAAACGGTTTTGCAAAACCAGCAGTCCTTCTTTGGAGATCAAATCCATGCCGGAGGACGACTTGAGGATGGGGTCAAGCACCACGTGGCGCATCCGGTGGCGCTTCAGGAATCCCGCCACCGCCCTGGCTGCTTCCGCCGATCCCAGCATGCCGATTTTCACCGCCGCAATGTTCAGGTCCGTGGCCAGTTCATCCAAGGTTTCCGTGATCACCCGGCCTTCCACGGGTTCCACGCGGACAACGCCGCGCGTGGACTGCACGGTCAACGCGGTAATGCAGCTTACGCCGTAGCACTTGTGCGCGGCCATGGTCTTGATGTCCGCGGTGATTCCGGCGCCGGATGAAGGATCAAACCCGGCAATCGAAAGGACAATGGGCCGGGCTTTGGACACAGGCTGCTTGGATTCGCTCGGCTTGGCTTTGCGGACCATCATTTGGACTCTTCGGTTTCTTGGGGATTTCGTTGCACGCGATTCGCAACGACGACTGCGCTTCAAGGTGTATTGTACAAACCGCGTATTCAGCAAACAAAATTAGAGACCATTTTGTCCTCCACAATCTCAACTCGACGGCGGGGGACCTTGAACCTGCCTCGCTTGAATAGCGTGGACTGGATGTACCTGGTTTATCTGCTGGCGATGGCGTTGCTCGCCGTGCTCCGGCGCCCTCCGGGGGCGGCCGCTCTGATCTTGCTGGCACACGGGCTGATCGCCACCGCCATCGTCGGGCTGGCAGCTTGGCGCGAGCGCTCCGCGGTGGTCCGCTTTCTGCATGACTGGTATCCGCTGGCGATGTTCATCTTTTCCTTCGAAGAAGTGGCTCGTTTCGCGCTCTCCATCTCGCCCCACTGGCACAACGACGTCTTAGTCCGCATGGAAGAGAGCGTGTTCGGCGTCTCTCCAAATGAGTGGATCGGACGCTTTCGTTCGCCCTGGCTCTCGGAAGTCCTGGACGCCGGCTATTTTTCTTATTACCCGATGTTCCCCGTGGCCGGTGGCTTGCTTTATGCCCGCAAGGACAAAACCCTGTTTCGCGAGCTGATGCTGACATCTGTTGTGATGTATGGAATGGCGTTTCTGGTCTACCTTTTGTTCCCCACGCAGTCGCCTCTGCATGCGGCAAACTCGGCAAGCGCGGCTATCAAGGGCGGCGCATTTACCTGGCTGGTTGGTCTGGTGCAACGTCATGCGGGCGTACATGGCAACGCTTTCCCCAGCAGCCACGTGGCCCTGGCGGTCCTCTGTGTGGTATTTGCCTGGCGTCACGCGCGCAAAGCTGGACTGGCCCTGCTTCCCTTTCTGGTCCTCATTAGCGTCAGTTCCATATATGACGGCTACCACTACCTCAGCGACGTGGTCGCGGGAATTCTGGTGGCGCTAACGGCGCTGGGGCTGGCGCGTCTAATGAGCCGTCGGCTTGCAAACCTTTTCTCAGACATTTAGGTTGATCTGTACCATCCCCACTCCCTGGAGGGACTCATGAGGTCTTCCCGCCTGTTATTTTTCGTTTTGCTGATGTTTGTTGTAACGGTCTCGAATGCCCAGACCGGGCCCAAAGCGGCGCCCGCAGCACACGATGCCAGCGGGGGCTTCACCGTCCCTGTGGATTATTACAAATTGCCCAACGGCATGCGCGTAGTTCTCTCGCCGGACCACACGGCGCCTACCATTGTCGTGGCCGTTTACTACCGCATTGGCTTCAGGGTTGAGCCCCGCGACCGCACCGGCTTCGCCCACTTGTTCGAGCACATGATGTTCCAGGGATCGCAGAACCTGGGCAAAATGGAGTTCATCAAGCTGGTGCAGAAGAATGGCGGCATCCTGAACGGCTCCACGCGCTTCGACTTCACCAACTATTTTGAAGTGCTGCCTTCCAACAAACTGGAGACCGCGCTTTGGGCGGAGGCGGACCGCATGCGCGGCCTGAACATCACGGAAGAGAACCTCAAGAACCAGCAAGGCGTGGTCGGCAATGAAGTCAAGGTAAACGTGCTGAACCGTCCTTACGGCGGCTTCCCCTGGGTGGACATGCCGCAGTACGCCAATACCAACTGGTACAACGCGCACAACTTCTATGGCGACTTGAAAGACATTGAAGCCGCAAAACTGGAAGACGTGGACGCGTTCTTCAAGACCTATTACGTGCCCAGCAACGCCGCGCTGGCGGTGGTCGGCGACTTTGAGCCGGCACAAGCCAAGGAGTGGATCAAGAAATACTTCGCCGGCATCCCTTCACCGCCGCAGCCCAAGCTTCCGGACATCGCGGAGCCTCGGCAGGAAACCGAGAAACACGCCAGTAAACCGGACACCCAGGCCAAACGGCCGGCCATCGCGTTCGCTTACCACATGCCGGACCGCAACACGCCGGAGTATTACGCCATGGGCATCCTGAATGAAATGCTGCTGCAAGGCGATGACAGCCTGCTCTACCAGGAACTGGTCAAGAAGCAGAAGCTTACCGCCAACGTGAACGGCGGCATCAACCTGCTGGGCAGCATGTACAACTACAACGGCCCCATGCTGTGGACAGCCGCGCTGTTCTATGACAACAACGTAAAGCCGGAGACCATCATGTCCGCCGTGGATTCCGTGGTTGAGCCGCTGCGCTCCAAGCCGGTGGACGCCGCCGCGCTGGACCGGGCACTGGTCAAGCTGCGCTCCGGGCTCTACAACACTTTGGGATCGAGCAACGGATTTGGTCTGGCGGACCTGCTATGCAGCTTCGCGCTGTTTGACGATAATCCAGCCCGCGTAAATTCCATTGAATCTGAATTTCGCAAAGTGACTCCGGCCCTGCTGCAAAAGACCGCGCAGGAATATCTGCGGCCCGGCAACCGCACCGTGCTGGTGGTTGAACCCAAGGCCGCTGCTCCGGACGTACCAAGGCCGGCAAACTAATTCCAGGAGCCAATTCCAAGCCACATGGAGAGAAATATGAAGAAGATATTGAAACTGATCGCACTGTCAGGCTTGGCCCTGGTCTTGAGTCTGGCTGGGCTGGCCCAGGAAAAAGCTGCGGCCCCGCCGCAAAAGCAGACTCCTCCTGCGGGAGGACCGCCGAAAGCCTTTACTGTTCCGCAGAAGCAAACTTTCACCTTGCCCAACGGGCTGCAAGTCACCATGGTGCCTTACGGAACGTTGCCCAAAGTGGCCATCCTGGCCACCGTCCGCGCCGGCAGCTTGAATGAGGCCGCTGACCAAGTCTGGCTCTCTGACTTCACCGGACGCCTCATCAAAGAAGGCGGCACCAAGTCGCGCAGCGCGGAGCAGGTGGCTCAGGAGTCCGCATCTATGGGCGGCTCCATTAACATCGGCACCGGCTATGACCAAACGCAGGTCTTCGCCGACGTGCTCTCGGAATTCGGCCCGAAAATGGTCGGTTTGCTGGCGGACGTGATCCAGCACCCGCTTCTTCCCGAATCTGAGTTCCCTCGTCTTAAGCAGGACGCGTTGCGCCGGCTGGCGATCACCAAGTCGCAGTCGCAGCCCCTGGCCAGTGAGCACTTCATGAAGGCCCTCTATCCCGACCATCCTTACGGCCGCTCATTTCCCACCGAGGAGATAATCGGCAAACTCACCGTGGCGGACGCCCAGAAGTTCTACAAGGACAACTTTGGCGCCGCCCGCACGCACGTCTACGTCGCCGGCAAGTTTGATGCCGCGGCCATGAAGAAGGCCATCACCGATTCATTCTCTGCCTGGGCCAAAGGGCCGGACCCGATGATCAACATTCCCAAGCCGGTTGCCAAGCGAACGCTGGAAGTCGTAGATCGCCCCAACGCCGCTCAATCCACGGTGTACGTTGGCTTACCGACGATTGACCCCAGCAACCCTGACTATATCGCGCTGCAAGTCACCAACGCGATTCTAGGCGGCTCGTTCGGCTCGCGCATTACCTCCAACATCCGCGAGCAGAAGGGATACACGTACTCTCCCTTCAGCACTGTATCCACGCGTTATCGTGACGCTTACTGGGCGGAGTTTGCCGACGTCACCACCGCGGTCACCGGTCCATCTTTGAAGGAAATCTTCTTTGAGATTGACCGCCTGCAGAAGGAACCTCCGTCCCCCGACGAGTTGAAAGGCATTCAGGACTATATGGGCGGAATCTTTGTTCTGCAAAACTCCAGCCGCCTGGGCATCATCGGCCAATTGGTATTCATTGACCTGCACAACCTGGGCGATAAATATCTGGAAACGTACGTCCAGAAGGTCTTTGCCGTCACCACCCAGCAAGTGCAACAGATGACCCAGAAATATTTGACGCCGGACAAAATGACCATTGTGGTGGTAGGCGACAAGAGCAAAATCACCGAACAACTTGCGCCTTATCAACCCAGCGGCCAGTGAGCGGCGAGGGTTAGCATCTTTCGCGATTGCGGGGTCCTTCAGGATCCCGCACTTTTTTCTGCGTGGACTTAGCTTCGCGGTGTTCTGGTCAGCGTCGTGATGGAGTGGATCAACCCCATCCTCAGCTCCTCCGCTTCCTCCTTTCCTCCGTGTTTCAAAGGTTCTGGGTTTCGCTGACGACCGTCCGCAATCGCGCAACTTGCTCTTCCGTCTCAACAGGATTTATAAGCTAATGGCTAACGGCTAAGTGCTAACGGCTGCTCTCATGCAAATCATTTTCGGCATTCACGCGGTGGAAGAAGCGCTGTCAGCGCGCGGACGAGGCTTTGAATACGTGGCGGTGGCGCCTGGCCGCGACGACGCACGCATCCAGAAGATCACGCAGCTATGCCGCAGCGCGGGCGTTCCGGTCCGCACCTTGCCGCGCGACCAGCTCACGCGGCTGGCCAAAGTAGCCAGTCACCAGGGCGTAGTGGCCGTCACGGCGGAAAAGCGCTACAACGACATTGAAGACCTGCTGGCCCACAAGCGCGGCCAGTATGCATTTCTGCTGGTGCTGGACGGCATTGAAGACCCGCACAATCTGGGAGCGATCATCCGCACGGCGGAAGGCGCCGGCGCCGACGGCGTCGTGTTACCGGAGCGCCGCGCAGTCGGCGTAACGGCTACCGTCGTCAAGGCGTCTTCTGGCGCCACCGAGTATCTGCCCATCGCCAAGGTCACCAACATTGGACGCGCCGTGGAAGAACTGAAAGAGCGCAACATCTGGACCGTTGGCCTGGACGAGCGCGGAGACAAACTCTACGACCAACTTGACTACAAAATGGACTGCGCGCTGGTCCTGGGCGCCGAAGGCCACGGCCTGCACGAGCAGGTGCGCAAGAAGTGCGACTTTTTGGTTTCCATCCCGATGCTGGGAAAAGTGCCGTCGCTCAACGTCTCGGTGGCGGCAGCCGTGGTGATGTATGAAGTCGCGCGGCAGCGGCGGAAGTGAACGCGCCACAGTCTACTTCGCCGGCTCTTTCTTTTCCGGTGTTGCCGGACGCTTGCGCGCTTTGATCACGATGGCCAGATCACCATTGCGGGTGTTGGTGAAACGCAACTTGACGTGGCCTTCTTCGTCCAGTGAGATCACCGCCGGAGTGTTCACCGACGTCAGCATCCAGCCCGGCGGCAGTATCACGTAGTTCACAGGACGGCCCAACGTTCGCGCCCAGACCAGCTCGCCGTCCTTCACCGTGTAGCTCACGGGATCGGTGTAGGCTTCCTGAGCGCGAACTCGCGCGGATTGGCCTTCCGCGATGGGATGCTCCAAATCGCCCTGCACCGCTACCGATTCGGGATCAAGTTTGTCTGGATAGTAATCAAGGGCGTTTACGTCTTTGCCGGTGACGGCGTAAGTCTTGAGCGGCTTGCCGCTGTCCACGTCAATCATCTTGGCGTCCGGCGAGACCACGCTTCCCTTGCGCACAAAGCTATGGACGTACTTCTGCCCGACCCGGGTCACGGTGAAGTCATGCGAGAAGCGGAACTGGTGCGTGTCCGGATCGAGAAGCCAGTAAGTGATCACGCGGTCCTGTTCGGCGCGATGAAATGATTCGTCCTGGGCCTGGACGGACAGCGCAGCCAGCGCGAACACGACGATCGCCAACTTTTTCATGGCAGTCTCCGCGCGACGATTCTTACAGGAAGCTG contains:
- the aroA gene encoding 3-phosphoshikimate 1-carboxyvinyltransferase, producing the protein MHGATRLIIRPAKNILGSIRMPGDKSISHRYAMLASIAQGTTRLENFSTGADCASTLGCVRQLGCTVRVDQAKVEIEGRERLQKPAESLDCGNSGSTMRMMAGILAGHDFDCRLHGDESLSRRPMARVMVPLRQMGAQITAAPGDRPPLDILGSKTHGGKLHAIEYQTPVASAQVKSAVLFAGLLAEGETAVDEPYRTRDHSEQALRAFGVELARSRNRVSLRGGQKLHAIEAAVPGDISSAAFFFCAAALFPGSNLVIEHLLLNPTRASLLDALKLLGARISVINLEEHHGELVGTVKIEYGALKGITIEGAMSVALIDELPVLAAIAPFTRDGIEIRDAKELRVKESDRIALVARNLRAMGGECEERDDGLRVPGSQKLHGAEIDSGGDHRIAMAFAVAALRAEGDSQIRGAESARISFPEFFTMLEGVVER
- a CDS encoding PspC domain-containing protein; this encodes MYCNYCGKVIQDDAVLCAYCGKRAGGVVARKRLVRPREGRKIAGVCKGFAEYFDLDVSLIRIVWLICILCGIGGLAYGVAWIVMPEEPLMLTAPQTQMQKTANQ
- a CDS encoding zinc ribbon domain-containing protein encodes the protein MSHTASNIEERQEFWKPVIPPRPETEHAPDVAADACANCSAELVADARFCHACGAARNWTPAESAEPPAHPWYDLIWLRDALGQTTASLVALILGSACVIAALFTGIFFTATTLLDWQAVQLWRIEWLLAAVALFVAGILLQKK
- the thiD gene encoding bifunctional hydroxymethylpyrimidine kinase/phosphomethylpyrimidine kinase, whose amino-acid sequence is MMVRKAKPSESKQPVSKARPIVLSIAGFDPSSGAGITADIKTMAAHKCYGVSCITALTVQSTRGVVRVEPVEGRVITETLDELATDLNIAAVKIGMLGSAEAARAVAGFLKRHRMRHVVLDPILKSSSGMDLISKEGLLVLQNRLLAMATVITPNIAEASLLTRLTVSNADEMAAAALRLHQLGARHVIITGGHLDPPVDLVSPEPGTHPTFISGAKIAGSSTHGTGCAFATSLACNLALGKPLVDAARAAKRYVESALRHPPAVGKGVGPII
- a CDS encoding phosphatase PAP2 family protein; translated protein: MNLPRLNSVDWMYLVYLLAMALLAVLRRPPGAAALILLAHGLIATAIVGLAAWRERSAVVRFLHDWYPLAMFIFSFEEVARFALSISPHWHNDVLVRMEESVFGVSPNEWIGRFRSPWLSEVLDAGYFSYYPMFPVAGGLLYARKDKTLFRELMLTSVVMYGMAFLVYLLFPTQSPLHAANSASAAIKGGAFTWLVGLVQRHAGVHGNAFPSSHVALAVLCVVFAWRHARKAGLALLPFLVLISVSSIYDGYHYLSDVVAGILVALTALGLARLMSRRLANLFSDI
- a CDS encoding insulinase family protein, with protein sequence MRSSRLLFFVLLMFVVTVSNAQTGPKAAPAAHDASGGFTVPVDYYKLPNGMRVVLSPDHTAPTIVVAVYYRIGFRVEPRDRTGFAHLFEHMMFQGSQNLGKMEFIKLVQKNGGILNGSTRFDFTNYFEVLPSNKLETALWAEADRMRGLNITEENLKNQQGVVGNEVKVNVLNRPYGGFPWVDMPQYANTNWYNAHNFYGDLKDIEAAKLEDVDAFFKTYYVPSNAALAVVGDFEPAQAKEWIKKYFAGIPSPPQPKLPDIAEPRQETEKHASKPDTQAKRPAIAFAYHMPDRNTPEYYAMGILNEMLLQGDDSLLYQELVKKQKLTANVNGGINLLGSMYNYNGPMLWTAALFYDNNVKPETIMSAVDSVVEPLRSKPVDAAALDRALVKLRSGLYNTLGSSNGFGLADLLCSFALFDDNPARVNSIESEFRKVTPALLQKTAQEYLRPGNRTVLVVEPKAAAPDVPRPAN
- a CDS encoding insulinase family protein codes for the protein MKKILKLIALSGLALVLSLAGLAQEKAAAPPQKQTPPAGGPPKAFTVPQKQTFTLPNGLQVTMVPYGTLPKVAILATVRAGSLNEAADQVWLSDFTGRLIKEGGTKSRSAEQVAQESASMGGSINIGTGYDQTQVFADVLSEFGPKMVGLLADVIQHPLLPESEFPRLKQDALRRLAITKSQSQPLASEHFMKALYPDHPYGRSFPTEEIIGKLTVADAQKFYKDNFGAARTHVYVAGKFDAAAMKKAITDSFSAWAKGPDPMINIPKPVAKRTLEVVDRPNAAQSTVYVGLPTIDPSNPDYIALQVTNAILGGSFGSRITSNIREQKGYTYSPFSTVSTRYRDAYWAEFADVTTAVTGPSLKEIFFEIDRLQKEPPSPDELKGIQDYMGGIFVLQNSSRLGIIGQLVFIDLHNLGDKYLETYVQKVFAVTTQQVQQMTQKYLTPDKMTIVVVGDKSKITEQLAPYQPSGQ
- the rlmB gene encoding 23S rRNA (guanosine(2251)-2'-O)-methyltransferase RlmB, whose translation is MQIIFGIHAVEEALSARGRGFEYVAVAPGRDDARIQKITQLCRSAGVPVRTLPRDQLTRLAKVASHQGVVAVTAEKRYNDIEDLLAHKRGQYAFLLVLDGIEDPHNLGAIIRTAEGAGADGVVLPERRAVGVTATVVKASSGATEYLPIAKVTNIGRAVEELKERNIWTVGLDERGDKLYDQLDYKMDCALVLGAEGHGLHEQVRKKCDFLVSIPMLGKVPSLNVSVAAAVVMYEVARQRRK